Proteins encoded by one window of Erysipelothrix rhusiopathiae:
- a CDS encoding M16 family metallopeptidase, with amino-acid sequence MNEELILKNDIKVYQINEEKFHEVYLSLKIVFKLESRTNTIANLLTRMMGDRLIENPTKTSLAQRHDMLYGAKTSALTYTLGTYQVIDLGIKMIHERFTNELLLDKQIKLLEDMYLYPLLTEQTLEEAKKNLRISHMHIKENASQNALVKGFKHAGEGQLFGLSAFGDLDDLDSVSLKDIQNLHTRCIQEFNKQIYLVGGVDRACNFDAFTVGHSMPINESLLKTEISNSYLEERYKGSQSELVCVYETSITPYDDLYYAYLVFIAYLGQLPTSLLFQNIREKHSLCYSIYASRQVYDGIFYIATGVSDKNVEKALSLIEDQFEIVRNEPLDLKAAINYLDLSLEGNTERIKSIADHTFRNNMLQVDESIETMQEKIRAVTESDVKAVLTKITEPFIFAYRGENDENN; translated from the coding sequence ATGAATGAAGAATTAATATTAAAAAATGACATTAAGGTTTATCAAATCAATGAAGAAAAGTTTCATGAAGTGTATCTTTCGTTAAAAATTGTATTTAAGCTTGAATCAAGAACGAATACTATCGCAAATTTACTCACGCGGATGATGGGAGATCGTTTAATTGAAAACCCAACTAAAACATCACTCGCACAGCGACACGATATGTTATATGGAGCGAAGACAAGCGCTTTAACTTATACTTTAGGAACATACCAAGTTATAGATCTTGGAATTAAAATGATTCACGAACGATTCACCAATGAATTGTTGTTGGACAAACAGATTAAATTACTTGAAGATATGTATCTTTATCCACTATTAACAGAACAAACTCTTGAAGAAGCAAAGAAAAACTTACGCATCAGTCATATGCATATCAAAGAAAATGCATCGCAAAATGCGCTGGTTAAGGGTTTTAAACATGCAGGTGAAGGACAGTTGTTTGGTTTAAGTGCTTTTGGGGATTTGGATGATTTAGATTCTGTAAGCTTGAAAGATATCCAAAATCTTCATACACGTTGTATTCAAGAGTTTAATAAACAAATTTATTTGGTGGGGGGCGTTGACCGCGCATGTAATTTCGATGCATTTACGGTTGGTCACTCAATGCCAATCAACGAATCACTTTTAAAAACAGAAATTTCAAATTCGTATCTTGAAGAACGATATAAAGGAAGTCAAAGTGAACTTGTATGCGTTTATGAAACAAGCATTACGCCTTATGATGATTTGTATTATGCCTATCTCGTGTTTATTGCATATCTTGGTCAACTTCCGACCTCACTACTTTTCCAAAATATTCGCGAAAAGCATAGCCTATGTTATTCAATCTATGCATCACGTCAAGTCTATGACGGGATTTTCTATATTGCGACGGGAGTGAGTGATAAAAACGTAGAAAAGGCTTTATCACTGATTGAAGATCAATTTGAGATTGTTCGAAATGAACCTTTAGATTTAAAAGCGGCTATCAACTATTTAGATCTCTCCTTAGAGGGTAATACAGAACGGATAAAGAGTATTGCAGATCATACCTTTAGGAATAATATGCTGCAGGTAGATGAGTCCATTGAAACAATGCAGGAAAAAATTCGTGCAGTAACGGAGTCGGATGTGAAAGCTGTATTAACAAAAATCACAGAGCCGTTTATCTTCGCATATAGAGGTGAAAATGATGAAAACAATTAA
- a CDS encoding nicotinate phosphoribosyltransferase: protein MIKPNDAVFLTDLYEFTMAYTYFKQNRHEEIVYFDMFTRKIPNQGGYLIFNGLSKLIETINNFKFTQSHIDYLYEQGFTDPKFLDYLLNLELNLDIWAVEDGTVVFQNEPLVTVRGTVIEAQLIETLLLLSINYSTLVTTKASRIVNAARGRAVLEFGARRAHGYDSSVDGARAAIIAGCIGTSHTLAGYQYGAHVSGTMAHSYIQLHDSEFEAFMSFAEINPDNAIFLVDTYDTLGSGIPNAIKVAHEYLIPNGFRLKAIRLDSGDLAYLSKEARKMLDQAGLQDCKIMASNSLDEYLIDDLIYQGAQIDSFGVGENLITSKSEPVLGGVYKLVAQERADGTLTPKIKVSENIEKITNPSYKRLYRFYDNHTNKALADYIALADEVIPTDTITIFDPSAPWKKKTLTDYQVRELQVPIYQNGKCVYELPNLEEIALYSQKELETIWDEVKRLHYPHRYYVDLSQKLYDLKLELLHNISKNK from the coding sequence ATGATAAAACCTAACGACGCAGTCTTTTTGACTGACTTATATGAATTTACAATGGCTTATACATATTTCAAACAAAACCGACATGAAGAAATTGTTTATTTTGATATGTTTACCCGGAAAATACCAAACCAAGGTGGTTATCTTATTTTTAATGGATTGAGTAAACTTATTGAAACCATTAATAATTTTAAGTTTACACAGTCACATATCGATTACCTCTATGAACAAGGATTTACAGATCCAAAATTTCTTGATTATTTATTAAATTTAGAATTAAATTTAGACATTTGGGCTGTTGAAGACGGAACGGTTGTTTTCCAAAATGAACCGTTGGTCACAGTACGTGGTACCGTTATCGAAGCACAACTCATTGAAACACTTTTATTATTATCGATTAACTACTCAACTTTAGTTACAACTAAAGCAAGTCGTATTGTAAATGCTGCACGTGGACGTGCTGTACTCGAATTCGGTGCTCGCCGTGCTCACGGTTACGATTCTTCCGTCGATGGAGCACGTGCCGCAATTATTGCGGGTTGTATCGGAACATCCCATACACTTGCTGGTTATCAATACGGGGCTCATGTTTCTGGAACAATGGCACATTCATACATTCAACTTCATGATTCTGAATTTGAAGCGTTTATGTCTTTTGCGGAAATCAATCCTGATAACGCAATTTTCCTCGTTGATACATATGATACATTGGGATCTGGAATTCCAAATGCAATTAAAGTAGCACATGAATATCTTATTCCAAACGGTTTCCGCCTCAAAGCAATTCGTCTTGATTCTGGTGACTTAGCATATCTATCCAAAGAAGCCCGAAAAATGCTCGATCAAGCAGGTCTTCAAGATTGTAAAATTATGGCCTCAAACTCACTTGATGAATATCTCATAGATGACTTGATCTACCAAGGAGCGCAAATCGACTCATTTGGTGTTGGCGAAAATCTTATTACTTCAAAATCGGAACCTGTTTTAGGCGGTGTTTATAAACTTGTAGCCCAAGAACGCGCAGATGGAACCCTTACACCAAAAATTAAAGTAAGTGAAAACATTGAAAAAATAACAAACCCAAGTTACAAACGACTTTATCGTTTCTATGATAATCACACGAACAAAGCCCTTGCCGATTACATCGCCCTCGCAGATGAAGTAATCCCAACTGATACCATTACCATTTTCGACCCTTCCGCACCTTGGAAGAAGAAAACACTGACGGATTATCAAGTAAGAGAATTACAAGTACCTATTTACCAAAATGGTAAATGTGTCTATGAGTTACCGAATCTTGAAGAAATTGCACTCTATTCTCAAAAGGAATTGGAAACAATTTGGGATGAGGTAAAACGACTTCATTATCCGCATCGTTATTATGTTGATTTATCTCAGAAACTTTATGACTTGAAATTGGAGCTTCTCCACAATATTAGTAAAAATAAATAA